A region of Channa argus isolate prfri chromosome 8, Channa argus male v1.0, whole genome shotgun sequence DNA encodes the following proteins:
- the insl5a gene encoding insulin-like 5a: MRALVVLPLLMCAVVCVQQVRADVQAVKLCGREFLRAVVYTCGGSRWRRFLTESDVDGVSTGEQGSLENLSSSSSSSSSSLGSQLTRRDINNILTTVCCQVGCRKSDLTFLC; the protein is encoded by the exons ATGCGGGCTCTGGTGGTTTTGCCTTTGCTCATGTGTgcagtggtgtgtgtgcagcaggtgAGAGCAGACGTGCAGGCGGTGAAGCTGTGTGGTCGAGAGTTCCTGAGGGCCGTCGTTTACACCTGCGGAGGCTCCCGCTGGAGGAGATTCCTCACCGAGTCAGATGTAGATG GAGTGTCCACAGGGGAGCAAGGCAGCTTGGAGaacctcagcagcagcagcagcagcagcagcagcagcctgggCTCCCAGTTGACCAGACGAGACATTAATAACATACTGACCACTGTGTGCTGCCAGGTGGGCTGCAGGAAGAGCGACCTCACCTTCCTCTGCTGA